Proteins encoded in a region of the Phalacrocorax carbo chromosome 15, bPhaCar2.1, whole genome shotgun sequence genome:
- the TMEM119 gene encoding transmembrane protein 119, which translates to MVLQPSMGMWLLLLLAAAPVCSAAPRHAAVLPDGGGSGDGEEVSATPPVHHVTPGTSPTAGDVAGTTVTNSSAPRGLLDGLVDFFKEYMLLVVVVGSLAFVLLFIICAAVIVRQKHKASAYYPSSFPKKKYVDEQDKTGGARAFNEVPEKAPDPGAEEPLDCSRQLQADILAAAQNLKSPPKAPLANGARREQEHAPEEEEEGSKKLGEEQPAEPPPQNPGTEESAAATGAGGEGAPNAAQDGTPATPGI; encoded by the coding sequence ATGGTGCTGCAGCCATCGATGGGcatgtggctgctgctgctgctggcggcGGCCCCAGTGTGCTCGGCAGCACCCCGGCACGCTGCAGTGCTGCCCGACggtgggggcagtggggatggCGAGGAGGTCTCGGCCACACCGCCCGTCCACCACGTGACACCGGGGACCAGCCCGACGGCAGGGGACGTGGCGGGGACCACAGTCACCAACAGCTCGGCGCCGCGTGGCTTGCTGGATGGGCTCGTGGACTTCTTCAAGGAGTAcatgctgctggtggtggtggtgggttcGCTGGCCTTCGTCCTCCTCTTCATCATCTGCGCCGCTGTCATCGTCCGGCAGAAGCACAAGGCATCTGCCTACtacccctcctccttccctaaGAAGAAATATGTGGACGAGCAGGATAAGACAGGGGGGGCCCGGGCTTTCAATGAGGTGCCTGAGAAAGCCCCTGACCCCGGTGCTGAGGAGCCCCTCGACTGCAGCcggcagctgcaggcagacatccttgctgctgcccagaACCTCAAATCCCCCCCCAAGGCGCCACTGGCCAACGGGGCCCGAAGGGAGCAGGAACATGctcctgaggaggaggaggaaggaagcaaaaaGTTAGGTGAAGAGCAACCTGCTgaaccccctccccaaaatccAGGCACTGAGGAATCAGCAGCTGCAACAGGAGCAGGGGGTGAGGGGGCCCccaatgcagcccaggatggcACCCCAGCCACCCCCGGCATCTAG
- the ISCU gene encoding iron-sulfur cluster assembly enzyme ISCU, whose translation MAALRAARAALLRPGPGQAAARLGYHKKVVDHYENPRNVGSLDRNAKNVGTGLVGAPACGDVMKLQVEVDENGKIVDARFKTFGCGSAIASSSLATEWVKGKTVDEALKIKNTDIAKELCLPPVKLHCSMLAEDAIKAALADYRLKQDPNKEEPEKKANNA comes from the exons ATGGCGGCCTTGAgggcggcgcgggcggcccTGCtgcggcccgggcccgggcaGGCGGCGGCTAGGCTGGGCTACCACAAGAAG GTGGTGGATCACTACGAGAACCCGCGCAACGTCGGCTCCCTCGACCGCAACGCCAAGAACGTGGGCACCGGCCTGGTGGGCGCCCCCGCCTGCGGCGATGTCATGAAGCTTCAG GTGGAAGTGGACGAGAACGGGAAGATCGTCGATGCCCGTTTCAAAACCTTCGGCTGCGGGTCGGCGATCGCGTCGAGTTCGCTGGCGACAGAGTGGGTCAAAGGGAAAACG GTTGACGAAGCGTTGAAAATCAAGAACACGGATATAGCTAAAGAactctgccttcctccagtcaaACTGCACTGCTCTA TGTTGGCTGAAGACGCAATCAAGGCTGCCTTGGCTGATTACAGATTGAAGCAGGATCCAAACAAAGAAGagccagagaagaaagcaaacaatgcCTAA
- the SART3 gene encoding squamous cell carcinoma antigen recognized by T-cells 3 isoform X2: MAAAGAEAAAVAAEEEKRLPEGDPESGGDSEDEGDSDSSGDGEDEEKENEAEIQRLEEQLSINAFDYNCHLDLIKLLRQEGELVKLRRARQKMSELFPLTEEIWLDWLKDEIKMASESSEREKVYELFERAVKDYICPEIWLEYAQYSIGGIGQEGGIEKVRSIFERALTAVGLHVTKGTALWEAYREFENAILETAQPAPGSVPSPEQQQMLCSQLEKIHTLFRRQLGIPLLDMEASYAEYEEWSEDPIPETVIKNYKKALQQLEKCKPYEEALLGAETPKLAEYQAYIDFEMKAGDPARIQLIYERALAENCLVPDLWARYNQYLDRQLRVKELVLSAHDRAVRNCPWTVGLWIRYLLAMERHRVDHGSISEMFEKALNAGFIQATDYVEIWQAYLDYLRRRVDFTQDSSKELEELRSAFARAVEYLKQEVEERFSESGDPSCTIMQNWARVEARLCNNMQKARELWDNIMTKGNAKYANMWLEYYNLERAHGDTQHCRKALHRAVQCTSDYPEHVCEVLLTLERIEGTLEDWDAAVQKTENRLARVNEQRAKAAEKEAALAKQEEEKAEQRKQARAEKKASKKAKKNRIGDKRKADDDDEGEWGQEEEQPSKRHKGDGDGLLLEEHMEVETGLFGRSGPEKPDRPANQKEKASTSRKDIPKVLHDSSKDNVTVFVSNLSYNMADPEVKLKELFESCGEVAEIRPVFSNKGAFRGYCYVEFKEEKSALQALGLDRKVVEGRPMFVSPCVDKNKNPDFKVFRYSTTLEKHKLFISGLPFSCTKEELEDVCKAHGNVKDIRLVTNRAGKPKGLAYVEYENEAQASQAVLKMDGLTVKEHVIKVAISNPPLRKLPDKPEAGRASQFAVPRQVYGARGKGRTQLSMMPRALQRQSNPVAKAENGMVQNSPATSSESPEEPKKMSNADFAKMLLKK, encoded by the exons atggcggcggcgggagccgaGGCGGCTGCGGTGGCGGCTGAGGAGGAGAAGCGGCTGCCGGAGGGCGACCCCGAGTCGGGGGGCGACTCGGAGGATGAGGGCGACTCAGACTCTTCTGGCGACGGCGAAGATgaggagaaagagaatgaaGCCGAGATCCAGCGGCTGGAGGAGCAG ctttccATCAATGCATTTGACTATAACTGTCACTTGGATCTGATAAAGCTGCTGCGCCAGGAGGGAGAGTTGGTAAAGCTCAGAAGAGCTCGTCAGAAGATGAGTGAACTCTTTCCACTTACTGAAG aaattTGGCTGGACTGGTTGAAGGATGAGATAAAAATGGCTTCTGAAAGCTCTGAGCGAGAGAAAGTTTATGAGCTGTTTGAGAGAGCTGTGAAAGACTACATCT GTCCTGAAATTTGGTTGGAATATGCCCAGTATTCAATTGGTGGCATTGGTCAGGAAGGAGGAATTGAGAAAGTTCGCTCAATATTTGAGAGAGCATTAACTGCGGTTGGACTGCATGTGACAAAAGGAACAGCTTTATGGGAAGCATACCGTGAGTTTGAGAATGCCATACTGGAGACGGCACAG CCAGCCCCTGGCAGTGTTCCAtcgcctgagcagcagcagatgctctgcagccagctTGAGAAGATCCACACACTGTTCAGGCGTCAGCTGGGGATCCCACTCTTAG ACATGGAGGCTTCCTATGCTGAATATGAGGAATGGTCAGAAGATCCGATACCAGAAACAGTGATAAAGAATTACAAAAAAGCTCTACAGCAATTGGAGAAATGTAAACCGTATGAAGAGGCACTG CTGGGTGCTGAAACACCAAAGCTAGCAGAATATCAAGCTTACAttgattttgaaatgaaagcagGTGATCCAGCTCGCATTCAGTTGATCTATGAGAGGGCTTTGGCTGAGAACTGCCTTGTGCCAGATCTTTGGGCACGCTACAACCAGTATTTG GACCGGCAGCTGAGAGTGAAAGAGTTGGTCTTGTCCGCTCATGACCGTGCTGTTAGGAACTGTCCCTGGACGGTTGGGCTGTGGATTCGATACCTTTTGGCGATGGAGAGGCATAGAGTTGATCATGGCAGTATTTCTG aaatgtttgaaaaagCTCTGAATGCAGGTTTTATTCAGGCAACAGACTATGTAGAAATCTGGCAGGCATATCTTGATTACCTGAGAAGAAGGGTGGATTTTACACAAG acTCGAGTAAAGAACTAGAAGAGCTGAGGTCTGCATTTGCACGTGCTGTGGAGTATTTGAAACAAGAAGTAGAAGAGA GATTCAGTGAAAGTGGAGATCCATCCTGCACCATCATGCAGAACTGGGCAAGAGTTGAG GCCCGCTTATGTAACAACATGCAGAAAGCCAGAGAACTCTGGGACAACATTATGACTAAAGGAAATGCTAAATATGCTAACATGTGGCTGGAGTATTATAACCTAGAAAG AGCTCATGGTGATACTCAGCACTGCAGGAAGGCCTTGCATCGAGCGGTGCAGTGTACGAGTGACTACCCAGAGCACGTCTGTGAGGTGCTGCTCACGCTGGAGAGAATAGAAG GAACGTTGGAAGACTGGGATGCAGCTGttcaaaaaacagaaaacagattagCTCGAGTTAATGAACAAAGAGCAAAG GCTGCTGAGAAAGAAGCTGCTCTGGCAAagcaagaagaggagaaagctgAACAACGAAAGCAGGCTCgggcagaaaagaaagcttCCAAAAAGGCTAAAAAGAACAGGATTGGAGACAAGCGCAAagcagatgatgatgatgaaggtGAATGGGGACaagaagaag agcagcccagcAAGAGACACAAGGGAGATGGTGATGGCTTACTACTTGAAGAACACATGGAGGTAGAAACCGGGCTTTTTGGAAGAAGTGGACCTGAAAAGCCGGATCGCCCAGcaaaccaaaaggaaaaggcaTCTACCAGTCGAAAAGACATCCCCAAAGTTTTACATGACAGCAGTAAAGATAATGTCACCGTCTTTGTCAGCAACCTCTCCTACAACATGGCAGATCCTGAAGTGAAACTGAAAGAGCTCTTTGAGAGCTGCGGGGAAGTAGCAGAAATCCGTCCAGTATTCAGCAACAAGGGGGCTTTCCGGGGCTACTGCTATGTAGAATTCAAGGAAGAAAAGTCTGCGCTTCAAGCTCTTGGATTGGATCGTAAAGTTGTGGAGGGAAGACCAATGTTTGTTTCTCCATGTGTTGACAAGAACAAGAATCCAGACTTTAAG GTGTTCAGGTATAGCACTACACTGGAGAAACATAAATTGTTTATATCTGGTTTGCCATTTTCCTGCACTaaggaggagctggaagatgTGTGTAAAGCACATGGGAACGTGAAAGACATTCGGCTGGTCACCAACCGAGCTGGAAAACCCAAG GGCCTGGCCTATGTGGAATATGAAAACGAAGCTCAGGCCTCGCAGGCTGTGCTGAAAATGGATGGCCTGACAGTTAAGGAACATGTCATCAAGGTGGCGATCAGTAACCCACCTCTCCGGAAGCTACCAGACAAGCCTGAGGCAGGCAGAGCCTCACAATTTGCAGTACCACGACAGGTTTATGGAGC gcgagggaagggaaggacacAGCTTTCAATGATGCCTCGTGCGTTACAGCGCCAGAGTAATCCTGTGGCTAAGGCTGAGAATGGGATGGTCCAGAACTCACCAGCAACTTCATCTGAATCCCCTGAGGAGCCTAAAAAGATGTCCAATGCTGATTTTGCCAAGATGCTACTGAAAAAGTGA
- the SART3 gene encoding squamous cell carcinoma antigen recognized by T-cells 3 isoform X1 yields MAAAGAEAAAVAAEEEKRLPEGDPESGGDSEDEGDSDSSGDGEDEEKENEAEIQRLEEQLSINAFDYNCHLDLIKLLRQEGELVKLRRARQKMSELFPLTEEIWLDWLKDEIKMASESSEREKVYELFERAVKDYICPEIWLEYAQYSIGGIGQEGGIEKVRSIFERALTAVGLHVTKGTALWEAYREFENAILETAQPAPGSVPSPEQQQMLCSQLEKIHTLFRRQLGIPLLDMEASYAEYEEWSEDPIPETVIKNYKKALQQLEKCKPYEEALLGAETPKLAEYQAYIDFEMKAGDPARIQLIYERALAENCLVPDLWARYNQYLDRQLRVKELVLSAHDRAVRNCPWTVGLWIRYLLAMERHRVDHGSISEMFEKALNAGFIQATDYVEIWQAYLDYLRRRVDFTQDSSKELEELRSAFARAVEYLKQEVEERFSESGDPSCTIMQNWARVEARLCNNMQKARELWDNIMTKGNAKYANMWLEYYNLERAHGDTQHCRKALHRAVQCTSDYPEHVCEVLLTLERIEGTLEDWDAAVQKTENRLARVNEQRAKAAEKEAALAKQEEEKAEQRKQARAEKKASKKAKKNRIGDKRKADDDDEGEWGQEEAEQPSKRHKGDGDGLLLEEHMEVETGLFGRSGPEKPDRPANQKEKASTSRKDIPKVLHDSSKDNVTVFVSNLSYNMADPEVKLKELFESCGEVAEIRPVFSNKGAFRGYCYVEFKEEKSALQALGLDRKVVEGRPMFVSPCVDKNKNPDFKVFRYSTTLEKHKLFISGLPFSCTKEELEDVCKAHGNVKDIRLVTNRAGKPKGLAYVEYENEAQASQAVLKMDGLTVKEHVIKVAISNPPLRKLPDKPEAGRASQFAVPRQVYGARGKGRTQLSMMPRALQRQSNPVAKAENGMVQNSPATSSESPEEPKKMSNADFAKMLLKK; encoded by the exons atggcggcggcgggagccgaGGCGGCTGCGGTGGCGGCTGAGGAGGAGAAGCGGCTGCCGGAGGGCGACCCCGAGTCGGGGGGCGACTCGGAGGATGAGGGCGACTCAGACTCTTCTGGCGACGGCGAAGATgaggagaaagagaatgaaGCCGAGATCCAGCGGCTGGAGGAGCAG ctttccATCAATGCATTTGACTATAACTGTCACTTGGATCTGATAAAGCTGCTGCGCCAGGAGGGAGAGTTGGTAAAGCTCAGAAGAGCTCGTCAGAAGATGAGTGAACTCTTTCCACTTACTGAAG aaattTGGCTGGACTGGTTGAAGGATGAGATAAAAATGGCTTCTGAAAGCTCTGAGCGAGAGAAAGTTTATGAGCTGTTTGAGAGAGCTGTGAAAGACTACATCT GTCCTGAAATTTGGTTGGAATATGCCCAGTATTCAATTGGTGGCATTGGTCAGGAAGGAGGAATTGAGAAAGTTCGCTCAATATTTGAGAGAGCATTAACTGCGGTTGGACTGCATGTGACAAAAGGAACAGCTTTATGGGAAGCATACCGTGAGTTTGAGAATGCCATACTGGAGACGGCACAG CCAGCCCCTGGCAGTGTTCCAtcgcctgagcagcagcagatgctctgcagccagctTGAGAAGATCCACACACTGTTCAGGCGTCAGCTGGGGATCCCACTCTTAG ACATGGAGGCTTCCTATGCTGAATATGAGGAATGGTCAGAAGATCCGATACCAGAAACAGTGATAAAGAATTACAAAAAAGCTCTACAGCAATTGGAGAAATGTAAACCGTATGAAGAGGCACTG CTGGGTGCTGAAACACCAAAGCTAGCAGAATATCAAGCTTACAttgattttgaaatgaaagcagGTGATCCAGCTCGCATTCAGTTGATCTATGAGAGGGCTTTGGCTGAGAACTGCCTTGTGCCAGATCTTTGGGCACGCTACAACCAGTATTTG GACCGGCAGCTGAGAGTGAAAGAGTTGGTCTTGTCCGCTCATGACCGTGCTGTTAGGAACTGTCCCTGGACGGTTGGGCTGTGGATTCGATACCTTTTGGCGATGGAGAGGCATAGAGTTGATCATGGCAGTATTTCTG aaatgtttgaaaaagCTCTGAATGCAGGTTTTATTCAGGCAACAGACTATGTAGAAATCTGGCAGGCATATCTTGATTACCTGAGAAGAAGGGTGGATTTTACACAAG acTCGAGTAAAGAACTAGAAGAGCTGAGGTCTGCATTTGCACGTGCTGTGGAGTATTTGAAACAAGAAGTAGAAGAGA GATTCAGTGAAAGTGGAGATCCATCCTGCACCATCATGCAGAACTGGGCAAGAGTTGAG GCCCGCTTATGTAACAACATGCAGAAAGCCAGAGAACTCTGGGACAACATTATGACTAAAGGAAATGCTAAATATGCTAACATGTGGCTGGAGTATTATAACCTAGAAAG AGCTCATGGTGATACTCAGCACTGCAGGAAGGCCTTGCATCGAGCGGTGCAGTGTACGAGTGACTACCCAGAGCACGTCTGTGAGGTGCTGCTCACGCTGGAGAGAATAGAAG GAACGTTGGAAGACTGGGATGCAGCTGttcaaaaaacagaaaacagattagCTCGAGTTAATGAACAAAGAGCAAAG GCTGCTGAGAAAGAAGCTGCTCTGGCAAagcaagaagaggagaaagctgAACAACGAAAGCAGGCTCgggcagaaaagaaagcttCCAAAAAGGCTAAAAAGAACAGGATTGGAGACAAGCGCAAagcagatgatgatgatgaaggtGAATGGGGACaagaagaag cagagcagcccagcAAGAGACACAAGGGAGATGGTGATGGCTTACTACTTGAAGAACACATGGAGGTAGAAACCGGGCTTTTTGGAAGAAGTGGACCTGAAAAGCCGGATCGCCCAGcaaaccaaaaggaaaaggcaTCTACCAGTCGAAAAGACATCCCCAAAGTTTTACATGACAGCAGTAAAGATAATGTCACCGTCTTTGTCAGCAACCTCTCCTACAACATGGCAGATCCTGAAGTGAAACTGAAAGAGCTCTTTGAGAGCTGCGGGGAAGTAGCAGAAATCCGTCCAGTATTCAGCAACAAGGGGGCTTTCCGGGGCTACTGCTATGTAGAATTCAAGGAAGAAAAGTCTGCGCTTCAAGCTCTTGGATTGGATCGTAAAGTTGTGGAGGGAAGACCAATGTTTGTTTCTCCATGTGTTGACAAGAACAAGAATCCAGACTTTAAG GTGTTCAGGTATAGCACTACACTGGAGAAACATAAATTGTTTATATCTGGTTTGCCATTTTCCTGCACTaaggaggagctggaagatgTGTGTAAAGCACATGGGAACGTGAAAGACATTCGGCTGGTCACCAACCGAGCTGGAAAACCCAAG GGCCTGGCCTATGTGGAATATGAAAACGAAGCTCAGGCCTCGCAGGCTGTGCTGAAAATGGATGGCCTGACAGTTAAGGAACATGTCATCAAGGTGGCGATCAGTAACCCACCTCTCCGGAAGCTACCAGACAAGCCTGAGGCAGGCAGAGCCTCACAATTTGCAGTACCACGACAGGTTTATGGAGC gcgagggaagggaaggacacAGCTTTCAATGATGCCTCGTGCGTTACAGCGCCAGAGTAATCCTGTGGCTAAGGCTGAGAATGGGATGGTCCAGAACTCACCAGCAACTTCATCTGAATCCCCTGAGGAGCCTAAAAAGATGTCCAATGCTGATTTTGCCAAGATGCTACTGAAAAAGTGA
- the FICD gene encoding protein adenylyltransferase FICD, whose amino-acid sequence MNLVSMATDPELKWITLWVRIRWAAVLVLLLGSLVMLLLPLAAVEDQCHAVLKGLSFLKSKLGAGSSGVTRYTGQTTGLSVTSNGLELLVLKGKASPEVKLEAKAALNQALEMKRQGKREKAHKLFVYALKMDPDYVDALNEFGIFNEEEKDILQADYLYSKALTISPCNEKALINRDRTLPLVEEIDQRYFSIIDSKVKKVMAIPKGNSALRRVMEESYYHHIYHTVAIEGNTLTLSEIRHIIETRYAVPGKSLVEQNEVIGMHAALKYVNTTLVSRIGSVTISDILEIHRRVLGYADPVEAGRFRTTQVFVGHHIPPHPQDVEKQMQEFVQWINSEDAMSLHPVEFAALAHYKLVYIHPFVDGNGRTSRLLMNLILMQAGYPPITIRKEQRAEYYHVLEVANEGDVRPFIRFIAKCTETTLDMLLIATTEYSVGLPEADGSTAGCKQTIPVKT is encoded by the exons atgAATCTCGTGTCTATGGCGACAGATCCTGAGTTGAAATGGATAACCCTGTGGGTCCGCATCAGGTGGGCGGCTGTGCTTGTGCTCCTCTTGGGCTCGCTCGTCatgctgctgctcccactgGCTGCTGTGGAAGACCAGTGCCATGCGGTGCTCAAAGGACTCTCCTTCCTGAAAAGTAAACTGGGCGCAGGCTCCTCGGGAGTCACCAGATACACAGGACAAACAACTGGACTGAGTGTGACCTCCAatgggctggagctgctggtgtTGAAAGGCAAAGCTTCCCCAG AAGTGAAGTTAgaagccaaagcagctctgaatCAAGCCCTCGAAATGAAGCGCCAAGGAAAGCGGGAGAAAGCCCACAAACTCTTTGTGTACGCCCTCAAAATGGACCCTGATTACGTGGATGCCCTGAATgaatttggtatttttaatgaagaggAGAAAGACATTCTTCAAGCTGATTATCTGTACTCCAAAGCACTAACCATCTCTCCCTGCAACGAGAAGGCTTTGATCAATCGGGACCGGACGCTACCTTTAGTTGAAGAGATAGATCAGAGGTATTTTAGCATTATTGACAGCAAAGTTAAAAAAGTGATGGCGATCCCCAAAGGCAATTCTGCCCTGCGCCGAGTGATGGAGGAGTCCTATTATCACCACATCTACCACACGGTTGCTATTGAAGGGAACACCCTGACGTTGTCAGAAATACGACACATCATTGAGACCAGATACGCTGTTCCTGGAAAAAGCTTAGTAGAGCAGAATGAGGTGATTGGCATGCACGCAGCTTTGAAATACGTCAATACCACGCTGGTATCGCGCATAGGCTCCGTAACCATCAGTGACATCTTGGAGATACACCGGAGAGTGCTGGGCTATGCCGACCCGGTAGAGGCAGGGCGCTTCAGGACTACTCAGGTGTTTGTGGGACATCACATACCACCACATCCCCAGGACGTTGAGAAACAGATGCAGGAGTTTGTGCAGTGGATTAACTCGGAAGATGCCATGAGCTTGCACCCTGTGGAATTTGCAGCGTTAGCCCACTACAAGTTGGTTTACATCCATCCATTTGTAGATGGCAACGGAAGGACCTCGCGCCTGTTAATGAACCTCATACTAATGCAGGCAGGCTACCCGCCCATCACAATCCGCAAGGAGCAACGGGCCGAGTATTATCATGTCTTAGAAGTAGCCAACGAGGGTGACGTCAGGCCTTTCATACGCTTTATTGCTAAGTGTACGGAGACAACGCTGGACATGTTGCTCATTGCCACCACAGAATACTCCGTGGGCTTACCTGAAGCAgatggcagcactgctgggtgCAAACAAACTATCCCTGTCAAGACTTGA